The Candidatus Nitrosymbiomonas proteolyticus genome has a segment encoding these proteins:
- a CDS encoding serine hydrolase — MISEPLRFLAAGQIAILNGMDLGPLLELCEQGVRDGVFPGAAFAVGSAQKTEVGCVGRQRYEPSAPEITPATLFDMASVTKVFATTTAAMLLHDDGKLDIAAPVARYLPQFAVEGKKEITVRNLLVHDSGLPAYANYQGKLTTCEAVRQALLEEKPINPVGKTTVYSCLNAISLQRVIEALAGVPLDRFLSQRVFGPLGLTSTLFCPPEADWSLAAPTEKMARWRLSFRKEPPTQPEDIERALGAWIQGEVHDPLAYMQGGVSGNAGLFSTVGDTAKFLRMMLEKGSGSGKQIVCSGTVEEWTRRQGSESSRSLGWDTKSAKGSSAGSKFSMRSFGHTGFTGTCVWVDPENELFAVLLTNRVHPTSENSKITQFRPKFHDLVFRLAKG; from the coding sequence GTGATTTCTGAACCTCTGAGGTTCCTGGCGGCCGGGCAGATCGCTATACTAAACGGGATGGACTTGGGACCTCTCTTGGAGCTTTGCGAACAGGGCGTGCGCGACGGCGTGTTTCCGGGAGCAGCGTTTGCGGTGGGCTCGGCGCAGAAGACGGAGGTCGGCTGTGTGGGTCGACAGCGCTACGAGCCATCCGCGCCGGAAATCACTCCGGCGACCCTCTTCGACATGGCGTCAGTGACCAAGGTCTTCGCCACAACGACCGCCGCCATGCTCTTGCACGACGACGGCAAGCTCGACATCGCCGCCCCCGTCGCTCGTTACCTACCCCAATTCGCGGTCGAGGGCAAGAAGGAGATCACCGTTCGAAACCTGCTCGTCCACGATTCCGGCCTGCCCGCGTACGCGAACTACCAAGGCAAGCTGACGACCTGCGAGGCGGTGCGCCAGGCTCTGCTCGAAGAGAAGCCCATCAATCCTGTAGGGAAGACCACGGTCTACAGTTGCCTGAACGCCATCAGCCTTCAAAGGGTGATCGAGGCCCTCGCTGGTGTCCCGTTGGATCGTTTTCTTTCGCAGCGGGTGTTCGGGCCGCTCGGGCTTACTTCGACTCTTTTCTGTCCGCCCGAAGCCGACTGGAGCCTCGCGGCGCCGACCGAAAAGATGGCCCGTTGGCGGCTCTCCTTCCGAAAGGAACCCCCGACCCAACCCGAAGACATCGAGCGCGCGCTCGGGGCTTGGATTCAAGGCGAGGTGCATGATCCTTTGGCCTATATGCAGGGCGGGGTCTCGGGCAATGCGGGGCTGTTCTCGACGGTCGGCGACACCGCCAAGTTCCTGCGGATGATGCTGGAAAAGGGGAGCGGTTCGGGAAAGCAGATCGTTTGCTCGGGCACGGTGGAGGAGTGGACTCGAAGGCAGGGCAGCGAGAGTTCTCGTTCGCTCGGATGGGACACCAAGTCGGCGAAGGGCTCGTCGGCGGGTTCGAAGTTCTCGATGCGGAGCTTCGGACACACGGGGTTCACAGGCACCTGCGTGTGGGTCGATCCAGAAAACGAGTTGTTCGCCGTACTCTTGACCAACCGCGTGCATCCGACTTCAGAAAACTCGAAGATCACGCAGTTTCGTCCGAAGTTCCACGATCTCGTGTTTCGCCTAGCCAAGGGGTAG
- a CDS encoding ribosomal RNA small subunit methyltransferase E, with translation MPGEPAELPQAELDKLRKVLRLSTGDPLLIVPGDGTVVRCRLEGRRVVPMETLHPQTEPALKVTLAQALPKGDRIETIVRTCTEIGVARFWFFPAARSVVRWDPGKREHKLRRLAVIAREAVEQCFRTQVPTIEFLEGLSDVLDREPGAVVLSESEGLTTWLREATAPKRGSGVTLVVGPEGGWTQSELAMIGHRGVTLGPRVLRTDTAGPAAAAILLLGGE, from the coding sequence TTGCCCGGCGAGCCGGCTGAGCTTCCTCAAGCGGAGTTGGATAAGCTCCGAAAGGTGCTCCGCCTTTCCACCGGAGACCCCCTGTTGATCGTGCCCGGCGATGGGACCGTGGTGCGTTGCCGGTTGGAGGGACGCCGAGTCGTGCCGATGGAGACCCTCCATCCCCAAACCGAACCCGCCCTGAAGGTGACTCTCGCTCAAGCCTTGCCAAAGGGGGACCGCATCGAAACGATCGTTCGGACTTGTACCGAAATCGGGGTGGCGAGGTTCTGGTTTTTCCCGGCGGCTCGAAGCGTCGTGCGGTGGGACCCTGGCAAGCGTGAGCACAAGCTACGGCGGCTTGCGGTCATCGCCCGCGAGGCCGTCGAGCAGTGTTTTCGAACCCAGGTCCCGACGATTGAATTCCTTGAGGGGCTGTCCGATGTGCTGGATCGCGAACCGGGTGCGGTCGTGCTTTCGGAGTCGGAGGGCCTGACCACTTGGCTCCGCGAAGCCACCGCCCCCAAGCGGGGAAGCGGCGTTACGTTGGTAGTGGGTCCGGAAGGGGGATGGACGCAGTCCGAACTTGCGATGATCGGGCACAGGGGGGTGACTCTGGGCCCTCGCGTACTGCGAACGGACACGGCCGGCCCCGCTGC
- a CDS encoding hypothetical conserved protein has translation MEPTRPQLLLSTGIDPDSVDWDLLARFEAGLYEWNQRVNLTRVPRERFFVRHVIDSLLFQDLIPSGSRVLDLGTGPGFPAWPLAWARQDLHVTALDSSGKPLAFLRSQALPNLEVLQGRAEELGVSESFDVVTGRALAPLAIQLELSASPCAVGGWVLPLRTASDVSAIEAFDPRVLGLELVRIERRTLPVEEAARVCPVYRKIVTTPTGYPRPWAEIRKRPLGSST, from the coding sequence ATGGAACCCACCCGTCCGCAACTGCTCCTTTCGACCGGCATCGATCCGGATTCTGTCGACTGGGACCTCCTCGCGAGGTTCGAAGCTGGACTCTACGAGTGGAACCAACGGGTGAACCTGACGCGGGTCCCCCGTGAGCGGTTCTTCGTCCGGCATGTGATCGATTCGCTGCTGTTTCAGGACCTCATCCCTTCGGGTTCGCGGGTGCTCGATCTGGGCACGGGACCTGGGTTTCCTGCCTGGCCCCTGGCGTGGGCACGCCAAGACCTGCATGTGACGGCTCTCGACTCCTCGGGCAAACCGCTCGCATTCTTGCGGTCGCAAGCTCTGCCCAACCTCGAAGTTCTCCAAGGGAGGGCAGAGGAATTGGGCGTCTCTGAGTCGTTCGACGTTGTGACCGGTAGAGCGCTGGCTCCGCTAGCCATCCAACTCGAACTCAGCGCGTCTCCGTGCGCCGTGGGAGGTTGGGTTTTGCCTCTGCGGACTGCGTCCGACGTTTCGGCCATCGAGGCGTTCGATCCGCGCGTGTTGGGGTTGGAGCTTGTCCGAATCGAGCGCAGAACCTTGCCGGTCGAGGAAGCGGCGAGGGTTTGCCCCGTCTACCGGAAGATCGTAACAACGCCCACCGGCTACCCGCGGCCTTGGGCAGAAATCCGCAAAAGACCGCTGGGCAGCTCAACCTGA
- a CDS encoding aminopeptidase C — MAFSTEPALAKGAIDSKKIAKFQDQFESDDRYLQSMNAVAGTPVSKVALNRRKASKVSHSFSVHLPENKATAQMSSGRCWLFAALNVFRPRAIKAMNVGDDFEFSQNYVLFWDKFEKANYFLEAILSTLDEPVGSRLLDHLLMAPVQDGGQWHMFVNLVRKYGVIPKSVMPETESSSSTGQMSFQITGKLREYACRLRERAASGDPESDLREEKERFLGEIYRMLCIHLGEPPSEFLWQWRDKDKKFTRAGQLTPQEFYEKFVGIDLSEYVCLIHDPRPKHEFNRTYTVKFLGNVVEGEPIVYLNVEAGLMKRAAIHQLQNEEPVWFGCDVGKYLDRDLGVMDPDLFNFDLVYGTEHRLSKAERLMYGHSAMTHAMVFTGVDLDDSGAPLKWRVENSWSEKPGDKGFFQMSDRWFDEFNYEAVVRKEFVPEETLRALEEPPVELDPWDPMGSLA, encoded by the coding sequence ATGGCTTTTTCAACAGAACCTGCCCTAGCAAAGGGAGCAATCGACTCGAAGAAGATCGCGAAGTTTCAAGACCAGTTTGAGTCTGACGACCGCTACCTGCAATCCATGAACGCCGTCGCCGGGACCCCGGTCAGCAAGGTGGCCTTGAACCGCAGGAAGGCGAGCAAGGTCAGCCATTCGTTCAGCGTCCATCTTCCCGAGAACAAGGCCACGGCCCAAATGTCCAGCGGGCGGTGCTGGTTGTTCGCGGCTCTGAACGTGTTTCGACCGCGCGCGATCAAGGCGATGAACGTGGGCGACGATTTCGAGTTCAGCCAAAACTACGTGCTGTTTTGGGACAAGTTCGAAAAGGCCAACTACTTTCTGGAAGCGATCCTCAGCACCCTTGACGAGCCCGTAGGCAGTCGGCTTCTCGACCACCTCTTGATGGCCCCTGTGCAGGACGGCGGGCAATGGCACATGTTCGTCAACCTCGTGCGGAAGTATGGGGTGATCCCGAAGTCCGTCATGCCCGAAACGGAGTCCAGTTCGAGTACGGGACAAATGAGCTTCCAAATCACGGGCAAGCTGCGCGAATACGCTTGCCGACTGCGGGAAAGGGCGGCCTCAGGCGATCCCGAATCCGACCTCCGGGAAGAGAAAGAGAGGTTCCTCGGCGAGATCTATCGGATGCTGTGCATTCACCTGGGCGAGCCTCCGTCGGAGTTCCTTTGGCAATGGAGGGACAAGGACAAGAAGTTCACCCGCGCCGGGCAGCTCACGCCCCAGGAGTTCTATGAAAAGTTCGTCGGGATCGACCTCTCGGAGTACGTGTGCCTCATTCACGATCCCCGGCCGAAGCACGAGTTTAACCGAACTTACACGGTGAAGTTCCTCGGCAACGTCGTTGAGGGCGAGCCGATCGTCTACCTCAACGTCGAAGCCGGTCTCATGAAGCGGGCGGCCATCCACCAACTTCAGAACGAGGAGCCGGTTTGGTTCGGGTGCGATGTCGGGAAGTACCTCGATCGCGACCTCGGAGTCATGGACCCCGACCTCTTCAACTTCGACCTGGTCTATGGCACCGAGCACCGGCTGAGCAAGGCCGAGCGGCTCATGTATGGCCACTCCGCGATGACCCACGCGATGGTCTTCACGGGGGTCGATCTCGACGACTCGGGCGCGCCCCTCAAGTGGAGGGTGGAGAACTCCTGGTCCGAAAAGCCGGGCGACAAGGGGTTCTTCCAGATGTCGGATCGGTGGTTTGACGAGTTCAATTACGAGGCGGTCGTTCGGAAGGAGTTCGTTCCGGAGGAGACCCTTCGCGCACTGGAAGAGCCACCCGTCGAGCTTGATCCTTGGGACCCTATGGGCAGCTTGGCGTAG
- a CDS encoding leucine--tRNA ligase: MGLMPDRYDPTTFESKWRERWRSADLFRTREDPERPKFYGLDFFPYPSGAGLSVGHCRNYIPTDVLCRMKFMQGYNVLHPMGFDAFGLPAENEAIAKKTHPAPMVKSYGENYRRQMDLIGISYDWSRSFYSSDPEYYRWTQWIFELLYKKGLAYRRPATVNWCPKDLTVLADEEVEGGLCWRCGSKVERKQIPQWFFKITAYADRLLEDLDSLDWPEGIKEMQRNWIGRSEGVEFEMKVVLPDSGAADDPNEFRVLNRERQPTFRVFTTRIDTVFGMTFCVLAPEHELVPFFLGSTEQASDPETAERAREVADYVERARSMSEAARTAGDREKTGVFSGFYALNPATGRRVPIWIADYVVASYGTGAIMAVPGHDERDFEFAQKYGIEIVEVIRPLDEGSPHEGKVFTGKAGVLTYSGEYNGQTVEEAQKNLTHWVTALGMGEAKVTYRLRDWLISRQRYWGCPIPVILDSEGGTHLVSEDCLPVMLPEVERYEPSPDGKSPLAGIPDFVNVTGPEGDLAQRETDTMGGFACSSWYFLRFCDPWNDDRAWDLEKVRQWMPVDCYVGGAEHAVMHLLYARFWTKVLYDEGLVPVKEPFQRLMNQGQVLALTPYRKPRESESLDVGQEGILVSFEEARSLPESEALWRWARMSKSKGNVVTPDEVVESHGADALRVGELFVAPFDADVNWSDDIVVAAERFLNRVFRLAARLSPTHDRTWRSGVPSASEASAEVREIRRATHRCIAKSTEDIERFAFNTYIAALMTFVNEINDALKSNPSESDKELAYAYSEALESLILLLAPAAPFSCDELWESLGYEGFTYQAGWPVADPELLRADLMTIAVQVNGKLRDTLEMPAGASQGELEQAALASERVQAHLAGKTVRRVIVVPGRLVNVVAP, encoded by the coding sequence ATGGGGCTCATGCCCGATCGATACGACCCGACGACGTTTGAGTCCAAATGGCGCGAGCGCTGGAGGAGCGCCGACCTCTTTCGGACTCGCGAAGACCCCGAGCGGCCCAAGTTCTACGGGCTCGACTTCTTTCCGTATCCTTCGGGCGCGGGCTTGAGCGTCGGCCACTGCCGCAACTACATCCCGACCGATGTCCTTTGCCGCATGAAGTTCATGCAGGGCTACAACGTGCTGCACCCGATGGGGTTCGACGCGTTCGGGCTTCCGGCGGAGAACGAGGCGATCGCGAAGAAGACGCACCCTGCTCCGATGGTGAAGAGCTACGGCGAGAATTACCGCAGGCAAATGGACCTCATCGGGATCAGTTACGACTGGAGCCGCAGCTTCTATTCGAGCGATCCTGAGTACTACCGTTGGACCCAGTGGATCTTCGAGCTTCTCTATAAGAAAGGCCTCGCCTACCGGCGGCCCGCAACGGTCAATTGGTGCCCGAAGGACCTCACCGTACTTGCGGACGAAGAGGTCGAAGGAGGGCTTTGCTGGCGGTGTGGGTCGAAAGTCGAAAGGAAGCAAATCCCCCAGTGGTTCTTCAAGATCACCGCGTACGCCGACAGGCTCCTGGAGGACCTCGATTCCCTGGATTGGCCCGAAGGCATCAAGGAGATGCAGCGGAACTGGATCGGGCGATCCGAAGGCGTTGAGTTCGAGATGAAGGTGGTTCTCCCGGATTCGGGCGCAGCCGACGATCCGAACGAGTTCCGGGTGCTCAACCGCGAGCGGCAGCCCACGTTCAGGGTGTTTACCACGCGAATCGACACCGTGTTCGGAATGACGTTTTGCGTCCTGGCGCCCGAGCACGAGCTTGTCCCTTTCTTCTTGGGCTCGACCGAGCAAGCAAGCGATCCTGAGACTGCCGAACGAGCGAGGGAAGTCGCCGATTACGTCGAGCGAGCAAGGTCGATGAGCGAAGCCGCGCGCACCGCCGGCGACCGAGAGAAGACGGGGGTGTTTTCGGGGTTCTACGCGCTGAACCCGGCCACGGGACGCCGCGTGCCGATTTGGATCGCGGATTATGTCGTCGCGAGCTACGGTACTGGGGCGATCATGGCCGTACCCGGACACGACGAGCGCGACTTCGAGTTCGCCCAGAAGTACGGGATCGAGATCGTCGAAGTCATCCGCCCTCTGGATGAGGGCTCCCCCCACGAGGGCAAAGTGTTTACGGGCAAGGCGGGAGTGCTCACCTACTCGGGAGAGTACAACGGCCAAACCGTCGAGGAAGCTCAGAAGAACCTCACACATTGGGTAACGGCACTAGGGATGGGCGAGGCGAAAGTTACTTATCGCCTTCGCGATTGGCTCATTTCGCGCCAGAGGTATTGGGGCTGTCCGATCCCCGTCATCCTCGACTCAGAAGGCGGCACGCACTTGGTGTCGGAAGACTGCTTGCCCGTGATGCTGCCCGAAGTCGAGCGCTACGAGCCGTCGCCCGACGGCAAGTCGCCGCTGGCCGGCATTCCCGACTTCGTCAACGTGACGGGCCCGGAAGGCGACCTCGCCCAGCGGGAAACCGACACGATGGGAGGCTTCGCCTGTTCGTCGTGGTACTTCCTGCGGTTTTGCGACCCCTGGAACGATGATCGGGCTTGGGACCTGGAGAAGGTGCGGCAATGGATGCCGGTGGATTGTTACGTCGGAGGGGCGGAGCACGCCGTCATGCACCTGCTCTACGCCAGGTTCTGGACCAAAGTCCTTTACGACGAGGGCCTCGTTCCGGTCAAAGAGCCGTTCCAGAGGCTGATGAACCAGGGACAGGTACTCGCGCTCACGCCATACCGAAAGCCGCGCGAGAGCGAATCGCTCGATGTGGGCCAGGAAGGGATTCTGGTTTCGTTCGAGGAGGCTCGGAGTCTCCCTGAATCGGAAGCCCTTTGGAGATGGGCTCGGATGAGCAAGTCGAAAGGCAACGTCGTGACGCCCGATGAGGTCGTGGAGAGCCACGGAGCCGACGCGCTGCGTGTGGGCGAGCTCTTTGTGGCGCCTTTCGACGCGGACGTAAACTGGTCCGACGACATCGTGGTTGCCGCGGAGAGGTTCTTGAACCGGGTGTTCCGGCTGGCCGCTCGGCTCTCCCCCACGCACGACCGAACCTGGCGAAGCGGGGTCCCCTCGGCATCCGAGGCCTCTGCCGAGGTGAGGGAAATCCGCCGAGCGACCCACCGCTGCATCGCCAAATCGACCGAGGACATCGAGCGGTTTGCGTTCAACACCTACATCGCTGCTCTGATGACGTTCGTCAATGAGATCAACGACGCCCTGAAGTCGAACCCGTCCGAATCGGACAAGGAACTTGCGTACGCCTACAGCGAAGCGCTCGAATCGCTGATCCTCCTGCTGGCCCCTGCCGCGCCGTTTTCGTGCGACGAACTGTGGGAATCGCTCGGGTATGAGGGGTTTACCTATCAGGCCGGTTGGCCCGTCGCCGACCCTGAACTCCTGAGGGCCGACCTGATGACGATAGCCGTGCAAGTCAATGGGAAGCTACGTGACACGTTGGAGATGCCTGCGGGCGCCTCTCAAGGCGAACTGGAGCAGGCGGCTCTCGCCTCGGAGCGGGTCCAAGCCCACCTCGCAGGAAAGACCGTTCGCCGGGTCATCGTTGTACCTGGGAGGCTCGTTAACGTGGTCGCGCCATGA